The following proteins are co-located in the Siansivirga zeaxanthinifaciens CC-SAMT-1 genome:
- the ccoG gene encoding cytochrome c oxidase accessory protein CcoG — translation METPENEVFRDSIGTITKEGKRAWVFTKKPNGIFYKYRKWVSYVLLSFLFLSPFIKVNGNQFLMFNVLERRFNIFGFPFLPQDFYLFVISMIILVVFITLFTVAFGRIFCGWICPQTIFMEMVFRRIEYWIEGDRGKQIRLAKQPWNAEKIRKKGLKLIIFLFISFLIANVFLAYLIGSDKLISYITDGPFSHVSTLISLLIFTAVFYFVFAWFREQVCIIACPYGRLQGALLDNKSIIVAYDHKRGEGSSGRKKFRKNEDREALGYGDCIDCMQCVHVCPTGIDIRNGTQLECVNCTACIDECDSIMESINLPKGLIRYASEDNIEKKAPFKLTARMKGYIAVLTILTGLLVGMLFLRNDVEATILRLPGQLYEHKENNIISNVYTYKLVNKTTNDIENVTFKLLSHKGTLKLVATKDMVFVPGQGIAKGTLFIEINNAALSGDRNKIEIGIFKNDELIETTTANFLGPRSYR, via the coding sequence ATGGAAACTCCAGAAAACGAAGTCTTTAGAGATTCAATAGGTACGATTACAAAAGAAGGTAAACGCGCCTGGGTATTTACTAAAAAACCTAACGGAATATTCTACAAATACAGAAAATGGGTTAGTTATGTTCTATTAAGTTTTCTTTTTCTTTCGCCTTTTATTAAGGTAAATGGCAATCAGTTTTTAATGTTTAATGTGTTGGAACGCCGTTTTAATATTTTCGGGTTTCCTTTTTTGCCACAAGATTTTTACTTGTTTGTAATTTCGATGATTATTCTTGTGGTGTTTATTACCCTTTTTACGGTGGCTTTTGGTCGCATTTTCTGCGGATGGATTTGTCCGCAAACCATTTTCATGGAAATGGTTTTTAGACGCATTGAGTATTGGATTGAGGGCGATCGTGGCAAACAAATTCGATTAGCAAAACAACCTTGGAATGCCGAAAAGATTAGAAAAAAAGGATTAAAACTTATTATATTTTTATTCATTTCGTTTTTAATTGCTAATGTGTTTTTAGCCTACTTAATTGGAAGCGATAAACTTATAAGCTATATTACAGATGGCCCATTTAGCCATGTTAGCACGCTAATTTCTCTACTCATTTTTACTGCGGTTTTTTATTTTGTTTTTGCATGGTTTAGAGAGCAGGTTTGTATTATAGCTTGTCCTTACGGACGCTTACAAGGTGCTTTATTAGACAATAAATCGATTATTGTTGCCTACGACCACAAACGAGGTGAAGGCTCTTCTGGCAGAAAAAAATTTAGAAAAAATGAAGATCGTGAAGCCTTGGGTTATGGCGATTGTATAGATTGTATGCAGTGTGTGCATGTATGCCCCACAGGTATCGATATTAGAAATGGAACCCAATTAGAATGTGTTAATTGCACGGCTTGTATTGACGAGTGTGACAGCATTATGGAAAGTATTAATTTACCTAAAGGGTTAATTAGATACGCCAGTGAAGATAATATTGAAAAGAAAGCGCCTTTTAAGTTAACAGCCCGAATGAAAGGTTATATCGCTGTTTTAACAATTTTAACCGGCCTTTTAGTTGGTATGTTATTTTTAAGAAATGATGTTGAAGCGACCATACTTAGACTGCCCGGGCAATTATACGAGCATAAAGAAAACAATATTATTAGTAATGTTTACACCTATAAACTGGTAAACAAAACTACCAACGATATTGAAAATGTAACCTTTAAGTTACTATCGCATAAAGGCACATTAAAATTGGTTGCTACAAAGGATATGGTTTTTGTTCCTGGGCAAGGTATTGCTAAAGGTACTTTGTTTATTGAAATTAATAACGCAGCACTTTCGGGTGATAGGAATAAAATTGAAATTGGCATTTTTAAAAATGACGAACTTATTGAAACTACAACGGCTAACTTTTTAGGACCGAGAAGTTACAGGTAA
- a CDS encoding HlyD family secretion protein, whose protein sequence is MLNISKNNIKDTVDLSVYKSGAQIFNKNYYKVFNKFLIAIAVIGVIILFLPWTQNITGNGQVTTLKLHQRPQTIQSQIPGRIEEWYVQEGDFVKKGDTILRISEIKSEYFDDKLVERTNEQIVAKSSSATAYQGKVQALNRQVAALINEQKLKFEQAENKLIQSQLKAKSDSIDLEAAKTNLTIARRQFERTETLKNEGLKAVKDVEEKRLKLQETEAKLISQENKYLASKNEILNARIQLSTIGATYADKISKAQSDMFTAQSSGFDAQAQVTKLENDYTNYKIRNSLLYITAPQSGYINKAITGGIGITFKEGEELVGIMPSQYELAIETFVRPIDLPLLHKGEKVRVQFDGWPAIVFSGWPNVSYGTYGAKIVAIENFISLNGKYRVLLAPDETDHKWPEAIRIGSGAKTIALLEDVPIWFEMWRQINSFPPNYYQPAENKSAEKK, encoded by the coding sequence ATGCTTAATATATCTAAGAATAATATAAAAGACACCGTCGATTTAAGTGTGTATAAATCGGGTGCACAAATATTCAACAAAAATTACTACAAGGTTTTTAATAAATTTTTAATTGCTATAGCTGTTATTGGTGTGATCATTCTATTTCTACCTTGGACACAAAATATTACGGGTAACGGCCAAGTTACTACTTTAAAACTGCATCAACGACCACAAACGATTCAGTCACAAATTCCAGGACGTATTGAAGAATGGTATGTTCAAGAGGGTGATTTCGTTAAAAAAGGTGATACTATCTTGAGAATTTCTGAGATTAAAAGCGAATATTTCGACGATAAATTAGTAGAAAGAACCAACGAACAAATTGTAGCAAAATCGTCATCGGCAACCGCTTATCAAGGGAAAGTTCAGGCTTTAAACAGACAAGTTGCAGCCTTAATTAACGAGCAAAAGTTAAAGTTTGAGCAAGCCGAAAACAAACTAATCCAATCGCAGTTAAAAGCAAAAAGCGATAGTATTGATTTAGAGGCTGCTAAAACAAATTTAACAATAGCGCGTCGTCAATTCGAACGTACAGAAACCCTTAAAAACGAAGGTTTAAAGGCTGTAAAAGATGTGGAAGAAAAACGCTTAAAACTTCAGGAAACCGAAGCAAAACTCATTTCTCAAGAAAACAAATATCTAGCAAGTAAAAACGAAATTTTAAATGCCAGAATACAACTTTCTACCATTGGAGCCACTTACGCCGATAAAATATCTAAAGCGCAAAGTGATATGTTTACAGCACAATCGAGTGGATTTGATGCTCAAGCACAAGTAACCAAATTAGAAAACGATTACACAAACTATAAAATAAGAAATAGCTTGTTATACATTACAGCACCTCAAAGCGGCTATATAAACAAGGCTATTACCGGCGGTATTGGTATTACATTTAAAGAAGGTGAAGAACTGGTTGGAATTATGCCTTCTCAATACGAATTGGCCATTGAAACTTTTGTGAGACCTATCGATTTACCCCTGTTGCACAAAGGCGAAAAAGTACGTGTACAATTTGATGGCTGGCCAGCCATAGTTTTTAGTGGATGGCCTAATGTTTCATACGGAACTTACGGTGCTAAAATTGTAGCTATCGAAAATTTTATTAGCTTAAATGGTAAATATAGAGTTCTATTGGCACCCGATGAAACAGACCATAAATGGCCAGAAGCCATTCGAATAGGTTCTGGGGCAAAAACTATAGCTTTATTAGAAGATGTGCCTATTTGGTTTGAAATGTGGAGACAAATTAACAGCTTCCCTCCTAATTACTACCAACCTGCAGAAAACAAATCGGCTGAAAAAAAATAA
- a CDS encoding sulfite exporter TauE/SafE family protein, which produces MFISAFVLGVLGSFHCVGMCGPIAFMLPVDRTNVYKKGMQITMYHLGRLLAYSIIGFIFGLIGKSLNIFGLQQQLSIFIGVVMIAIVLFPKVLVGKLSINKPIYKIISKVKQALGGAFKKKTADTFLTIGFLNGFLPCGLVYMAVFASIASGNVYHGIFYMVAFGLGTIPLMTTAVYFSQFLKGTMRQKIQNIIPVFIVFIGALFILRGLGLGIAFISPAPVHELVSGNLNCH; this is translated from the coding sequence ATGTTTATATCGGCATTTGTTTTAGGGGTTTTAGGGAGTTTTCATTGCGTTGGTATGTGTGGGCCAATTGCTTTTATGCTTCCTGTAGACAGAACGAATGTTTATAAAAAGGGCATGCAAATAACCATGTACCACTTGGGTAGATTGCTGGCTTACAGCATTATTGGTTTTATTTTTGGACTTATTGGTAAAAGCCTGAATATATTTGGCTTGCAACAGCAGTTATCTATTTTTATTGGCGTGGTTATGATTGCTATTGTTTTATTTCCGAAAGTATTGGTTGGGAAATTAAGCATAAACAAACCTATTTATAAGATCATTTCTAAAGTTAAACAGGCCCTTGGAGGGGCTTTTAAAAAGAAAACTGCCGATACGTTTTTAACCATTGGTTTTTTAAACGGTTTCTTACCATGTGGTCTTGTTTACATGGCTGTTTTTGCCAGTATTGCCAGCGGTAATGTTTATCATGGTATATTTTACATGGTGGCGTTTGGACTGGGCACGATTCCTTTAATGACGACGGCTGTGTATTTTAGTCAGTTTTTAAAAGGTACTATGCGTCAAAAAATTCAGAATATCATTCCGGTTTTTATTGTTTTTATTGGAGCCCTATTTATTTTACGCGGCCTTGGTTTGGGCATTGCTTTCATCTCACCAGCACCAGTACACGAGCTTGTTTCAGGAAATTTAAACTGCCATTAA
- a CDS encoding peptidase domain-containing ABC transporter, which produces MSQSNITPWQRLFGLLQLEKRDILQIFYYAIFSGIVALSLPLGIQAIINLIQGAQISTSWVVLVTLVTLGVAFSGTLQLMQLRIIETIQQRIFMRSAFDLTYRFPKVKMAELRDYYPPELANRFFDTLTIQKGLSKMLIDVPTAILQIIFALLLLSFYHPFFILFGILLFILVLIVFKFTAQKGLVTSLKESKDKYKVAHWIQEVARTLVSFKLSGKTSLALEKNDQLVNDYLNSREKHFKVLVLQYIQMISFKVVVTASLLLIGGALVLNQEMNIGQFVAAEIIILLVIGSVEKLILGLESVYDVLTSIEKIGQVVDKELEKQTGDLPDFKDQLNIEFSNVSYKVPDKETNILSDISLKITNKHRILIVGESGSGKSSLLRLIASINEPTSGNIHVNNISINNIKLSYYRGQMGLSLTEETPFEGTIKENLTFGDKSITDQEIFEVLETIGLMSYVKNEPNGLNTVLYPDGKRMSHTVSKKLVLARAILKKPKVLILEDALDRFNTAETNSIISYLTDEKRPWALIVVSGNDTWKKKCNKIVHLENGFIKNISHA; this is translated from the coding sequence ATGTCCCAGTCTAACATAACCCCGTGGCAACGTTTATTTGGGTTGTTGCAACTAGAAAAACGAGATATTCTTCAAATATTTTATTATGCCATTTTTTCGGGAATAGTTGCATTGTCGCTTCCTCTGGGAATCCAGGCGATTATTAATTTAATTCAGGGTGCTCAAATATCGACATCGTGGGTGGTTCTTGTAACCTTGGTAACGCTTGGTGTAGCCTTTTCCGGGACACTTCAATTAATGCAATTACGTATAATTGAAACCATACAACAGCGCATATTTATGCGATCGGCTTTCGATTTAACGTATCGATTCCCTAAAGTAAAAATGGCCGAGTTACGCGATTATTATCCGCCAGAATTAGCCAATAGGTTTTTTGATACCCTAACCATTCAAAAGGGTTTATCGAAAATGTTAATAGACGTACCAACGGCTATTTTACAAATTATCTTTGCTTTATTACTGCTATCTTTTTACCATCCGTTTTTTATTTTATTTGGCATTTTACTTTTTATACTCGTATTGATAGTTTTTAAATTTACTGCCCAAAAAGGACTTGTAACAAGTTTAAAAGAATCGAAAGACAAATATAAAGTAGCCCATTGGATACAAGAAGTGGCTAGAACACTGGTGAGTTTTAAACTTTCGGGAAAAACTAGTTTAGCTCTTGAAAAAAATGATCAATTAGTAAACGATTATCTAAATTCTAGAGAAAAGCACTTTAAAGTTTTGGTGCTACAATATATTCAAATGATTAGTTTCAAGGTAGTTGTAACAGCAAGTTTATTATTAATTGGTGGGGCACTTGTACTAAACCAGGAAATGAACATTGGACAATTTGTTGCTGCCGAAATTATTATTCTTTTAGTAATTGGTTCTGTAGAAAAATTAATATTAGGTTTAGAGTCTGTTTATGATGTACTTACTTCAATTGAAAAAATAGGTCAGGTTGTCGATAAAGAACTGGAAAAACAAACGGGCGACCTACCCGATTTTAAAGACCAGTTAAACATTGAATTTAGTAACGTATCATATAAGGTACCAGACAAGGAAACGAATATTTTGAGTGATATTTCATTAAAAATAACCAATAAGCATCGAATTTTAATTGTTGGTGAAAGTGGTTCTGGTAAATCCTCGTTACTGCGTCTTATTGCTAGTATAAACGAGCCTACTTCGGGTAATATTCATGTAAATAATATATCTATAAACAATATAAAATTAAGCTATTACAGAGGTCAAATGGGACTTTCTCTAACAGAGGAAACGCCTTTTGAAGGTACCATAAAAGAAAATTTAACTTTTGGTGATAAAAGTATAACAGACCAAGAAATTTTTGAAGTTTTAGAAACTATAGGGCTTATGTCGTATGTTAAGAATGAACCCAATGGTTTAAATACTGTTTTATATCCTGATGGGAAACGTATGTCGCATACAGTTTCTAAAAAATTAGTTTTAGCTAGAGCCATTCTAAAAAAACCAAAAGTATTAATTCTTGAAGATGCTCTGGACCGTTTTAACACCGCCGAAACGAACTCCATTATTTCTTATCTAACCGATGAAAAACGCCCATGGGCACTCATTGTTGTTAGTGGTAACGATACTTGGAAAAAGAAATGCAACAAAATAGTTCATCTAGAAAACGGTTTCATAAAAAATATAAGTCATGCTTAA
- a CDS encoding TetR/AcrR family transcriptional regulator produces the protein MDKLLSNIKISVPEQLFLKDPETSTLGKKIVEHSILLINDIGFDAFTFKKLGTRIGSNESSIYRYFESKHKLLLYLTSWYWAWIEYQLVLETHSIIDPKKKLTKAIDIVCRVVKTDSTFSHINEVILNKIVINENSKSFLIKEVDIENKAGYFIIFKRIIHRLRDMILQTAPNYKFATSLASTIISGSLHQHFFKDHIRSITDCSSEIPPSSFFINLTLNTLNI, from the coding sequence ATGGATAAATTACTTTCAAACATTAAAATTTCTGTTCCAGAACAATTATTTTTAAAAGATCCTGAAACCTCTACTTTAGGTAAAAAAATAGTTGAACATAGCATTTTATTAATAAATGATATTGGTTTTGATGCGTTTACTTTTAAAAAGTTGGGTACGCGCATTGGCTCTAACGAAAGTTCGATTTATAGATATTTTGAAAGCAAACACAAACTGTTACTGTATTTAACTTCGTGGTACTGGGCGTGGATAGAATACCAACTTGTTCTTGAAACACACAGTATTATAGACCCTAAAAAAAAATTAACCAAAGCGATTGATATTGTTTGTAGAGTGGTTAAAACCGACTCTACTTTTTCACACATTAACGAAGTTATTTTAAACAAAATAGTTATTAATGAAAACTCTAAATCGTTTTTAATTAAAGAGGTTGATATAGAAAATAAAGCTGGTTATTTTATAATTTTTAAACGTATTATTCACCGTTTGAGAGATATGATATTGCAAACGGCTCCAAATTATAAATTTGCAACTTCGCTGGCAAGCACCATAATTTCAGGCAGTTTACATCAGCATTTTTTTAAAGATCACATACGCTCTATAACAGATTGCTCTTCAGAGATACCGCCTTCATCTTTTTTTATTAATTTAACCTTAAATACCTTAAACATTTAA
- a CDS encoding TolC family protein, with amino-acid sequence MKRIFILFIYFTSLFFYGQDSTSVISLSEYLGYVKAYHPIVKQANLIINESEAKLMKARGAFDPKLEVDYERKKFKNSTYFDKLNGAFKIPTWYGIELKGNFDETKGVFLNPENFIPDDGLYGVGVSVPLAKNLLINDRMAALKQAKLYVTQAQADRQITINNILFDATRSYFEWLKTYNERELYRNFLENAEFRFNSIKTNFEYGESAAIDTVEARITLNDRKLNLEKANVKYIKASLELSNFLWLNDNTPIEIQDNIIPDTNTNDKIDDILNTSMLAVESLNLDDHPKIRSLDTKIQSLTIERRLKANNLLPKIDLQYNFLSQTPDIGNSFNTANYKSGLNISFPLFLRKERADLKLAKLKLQNTQFELQSSRVMLSNKITAINKTLESFTKQNAFLETMVSDYNAMLTAEVRKLFLGESSLFLVNSRESKLIDAELKAIALENEYFNTKASLFNVLAVSNIDE; translated from the coding sequence ATGAAACGTATTTTCATTCTATTTATATATTTTACAAGCCTGTTTTTTTACGGACAAGACAGCACGTCTGTTATAAGTCTCTCTGAATATTTAGGTTATGTAAAAGCCTATCACCCTATCGTAAAACAAGCTAATTTAATTATAAACGAAAGTGAAGCCAAGCTCATGAAGGCTCGCGGAGCTTTCGACCCAAAACTAGAAGTAGATTATGAGCGAAAAAAATTTAAAAACTCGACATACTTCGACAAATTAAATGGCGCATTTAAAATACCTACTTGGTATGGTATTGAATTAAAAGGAAATTTCGATGAGACTAAAGGGGTTTTTCTTAACCCAGAAAACTTCATCCCTGATGATGGTTTATATGGTGTTGGAGTTTCTGTACCTTTAGCCAAAAACTTACTTATTAACGATAGAATGGCCGCCTTAAAACAGGCTAAACTTTATGTTACTCAAGCCCAAGCAGACAGACAAATAACTATAAACAATATTTTATTTGATGCCACACGTTCCTATTTTGAGTGGTTAAAAACGTATAACGAAAGAGAACTTTATCGCAACTTTTTAGAAAATGCCGAATTTAGATTTAATAGTATTAAAACGAATTTCGAATATGGTGAATCGGCTGCTATTGATACAGTTGAAGCTCGTATAACATTAAATGACCGCAAATTAAACCTAGAAAAAGCAAACGTAAAATATATAAAAGCATCGTTAGAATTGTCTAATTTTTTATGGTTGAATGATAACACGCCCATAGAAATACAAGATAATATTATACCAGATACTAATACAAATGACAAAATTGATGATATTTTAAATACCTCAATGCTAGCTGTTGAAAGTTTAAATCTCGATGATCATCCTAAAATAAGATCGTTAGACACTAAAATTCAAAGCTTAACCATTGAAAGGCGTTTAAAAGCAAATAATTTATTACCAAAAATAGATTTGCAATACAATTTCTTATCACAAACCCCCGATATAGGCAACTCGTTTAATACTGCTAATTATAAAAGCGGACTTAATATTAGTTTTCCTCTATTTTTAAGAAAAGAACGTGCCGATTTAAAATTGGCTAAATTGAAATTACAAAACACGCAGTTTGAATTACAAAGCTCTCGTGTTATGTTATCTAACAAAATAACCGCTATTAATAAAACTCTGGAATCGTTTACCAAACAAAATGCCTTTTTAGAAACAATGGTAAGCGATTATAATGCTATGTTAACTGCCGAAGTGCGCAAATTATTTTTAGGTGAAAGTTCATTATTTTTAGTAAACTCAAGAGAATCGAAACTAATTGATGCCGAACTAAAAGCTATTGCTTTAGAAAACGAATATTTTAACACCAAAGCCAGCTTATTTAACGTGTTGGCTGTTTCGAATATAGATGAATAA
- a CDS encoding universal stress protein — protein sequence MKKIIVPIDFSEHSEYALRTAVKLAANGNAEILALHMLEMSDLMLTASDGLQYEKASFFIKLSEQKFEKFLDKPYLKNVKITPIIKHFKVFSEVNDVAKKHDADIVVMGSQGASGIKDFFIGSNTERVVRYSDIPVLVVKSNVDDVNFENVVYACDFSEESIKAYINATKMFNYLNAKMTLVYVNLPNDSFKSTAEIEKQVVNFFTKADGSLDKMKDVYYVADYTVEDGILNFAKKQGADLIAMPTHGKKGLEHFFEGSIGEDVANHATLPVITFKI from the coding sequence ATGAAAAAAATTATTGTACCTATAGATTTTTCTGAACATTCAGAATATGCATTGAGAACCGCTGTAAAATTAGCAGCAAATGGAAATGCCGAAATATTAGCTTTGCATATGTTAGAGATGTCCGATTTAATGTTAACGGCTTCCGACGGACTTCAATATGAAAAAGCCAGTTTCTTCATAAAATTATCTGAACAAAAATTTGAAAAGTTTTTAGATAAACCATATTTAAAAAATGTAAAAATAACACCAATTATTAAACATTTTAAAGTGTTTAGCGAGGTTAACGATGTAGCAAAAAAACACGATGCCGACATTGTAGTTATGGGCTCTCAGGGCGCCAGCGGAATTAAAGATTTCTTTATTGGGTCTAACACAGAGCGTGTGGTAAGATACTCAGATATTCCAGTTTTGGTAGTAAAAAGTAATGTAGACGATGTTAATTTTGAAAATGTTGTTTATGCTTGCGATTTCTCTGAAGAATCTATTAAAGCCTATATAAATGCAACTAAAATGTTTAATTATTTGAATGCAAAAATGACATTGGTGTATGTAAATCTTCCAAACGATTCTTTTAAAAGTACAGCCGAAATTGAAAAACAAGTGGTTAACTTTTTCACTAAAGCCGATGGATCCTTAGATAAAATGAAAGATGTGTATTATGTTGCCGATTACACCGTAGAAGATGGTATTTTAAATTTTGCTAAAAAACAAGGTGCCGATCTTATTGCCATGCCTACACACGGCAAAAAAGGTTTAGAGCATTTCTTTGAAGGTAGCATTGGCGAAGATGTTGCAAATCATGCAACTTTACCAGTAATTACTTTTAAAATTTAG
- a CDS encoding FixH family protein, with protein MKINWGNGIVLAFIGFISFIMYFIITMNVDEKYNHDLVTEDYYGEELEYQTSINKLNNAKNLQSNIAYEKTSEGLIIKFPEDIDYKKITGKVFLYRPSNKQLDFETAISLSKPYLLIPDNRLVDGRWNITIDWQYNDELYLYKEIISY; from the coding sequence ATGAAAATTAATTGGGGAAACGGCATTGTGCTAGCTTTTATAGGCTTTATTAGCTTTATAATGTACTTTATTATTACGATGAATGTGGATGAGAAATACAATCATGATTTGGTTACAGAGGATTATTATGGCGAGGAATTGGAGTACCAAACAAGCATTAACAAACTTAATAATGCTAAAAATTTACAATCGAACATTGCTTACGAAAAAACTAGCGAAGGTTTGATTATTAAGTTTCCTGAGGATATTGATTATAAAAAAATTACTGGAAAAGTGTTCCTTTACAGACCATCTAACAAACAGTTGGATTTTGAAACTGCTATTTCATTATCTAAACCTTATTTGCTCATACCTGACAATCGTTTGGTAGATGGTCGTTGGAACATTACTATTGATTGGCAATATAATGATGAATTGTATTTATACAAAGAAATAATTTCGTACTAA
- the hemN gene encoding oxygen-independent coproporphyrinogen III oxidase: MLSNLVNKYNISGPRYTSYPTVPYWNENTFSSKKWEATLTQSIAESNASEGISLYIHLPFCESLCTFCGCNKRITKQHHVESPYIQAVLKEWQMYLDLFDEKPILKELHLGGGTPTFFSPENLKSLIEGILKDAELAKNYEFSFEGHPNNTTREHLQMLYNLGFRRVSFGVQDYNETVQKAIHRIQPFEHVKKVTDLARNIGYTSVGHDIIFGLPFQTIAHVEETILKTKSLLPDRLAFYSYAHVPWMKGNGQRGFNDADLPSPEQKRKQYELGKKLLAEVGYMEVGMDHFALKTDSLYQSMISGQLHRNFMGYTASKTQTMIGLGVSAISDSWYGFAQNEKDIEDYYQALNENKLPVYRGHILNDEDLIIRKHILNLMCQFETSWNSNLYFNEIPEVLIRLKEMEKDKLLSISNKTLRVTQKGQPFVRNICMAFDVLLQRKQPNAPLFSMTI; encoded by the coding sequence ATGTTAAGCAATTTAGTAAATAAGTACAATATTTCGGGGCCACGTTATACAAGTTATCCAACCGTTCCTTACTGGAATGAAAACACGTTTTCATCAAAAAAATGGGAAGCCACTTTAACCCAATCTATTGCCGAAAGTAATGCTTCAGAAGGCATAAGTCTTTATATTCATTTACCATTTTGTGAGAGTTTGTGCACGTTTTGTGGTTGTAATAAGCGCATCACCAAACAACATCATGTCGAGTCGCCATACATACAAGCGGTATTAAAAGAATGGCAGATGTATTTGGATTTGTTTGATGAAAAGCCTATTTTAAAGGAGTTGCATTTGGGAGGTGGTACTCCAACATTTTTTAGTCCAGAAAATTTAAAATCTTTAATTGAAGGTATTTTGAAAGATGCCGAACTTGCTAAAAATTACGAGTTTAGTTTTGAAGGACATCCTAACAATACAACCCGCGAACATTTGCAAATGTTATATAATTTAGGATTTAGACGGGTTAGTTTTGGTGTTCAAGATTATAACGAAACCGTACAAAAAGCAATTCACAGAATTCAACCTTTTGAGCATGTTAAAAAGGTAACAGATTTAGCGAGAAACATAGGTTATACATCGGTAGGACACGATATTATTTTTGGATTGCCATTTCAAACCATAGCTCATGTGGAAGAAACCATTTTAAAAACAAAATCGTTATTACCCGACAGACTGGCTTTTTACAGTTATGCACACGTACCTTGGATGAAAGGAAATGGGCAACGCGGTTTTAATGATGCCGATTTACCAAGCCCAGAACAAAAACGAAAACAATACGAATTGGGTAAAAAACTATTAGCCGAAGTAGGTTACATGGAAGTTGGAATGGATCATTTTGCTTTAAAAACCGATAGTTTATATCAATCGATGATTTCCGGCCAGTTGCACAGAAATTTTATGGGCTATACAGCTTCTAAAACACAAACCATGATAGGTCTAGGTGTTTCTGCCATAAGCGATAGTTGGTACGGATTTGCTCAAAACGAGAAAGACATTGAAGATTATTATCAGGCTTTAAATGAAAACAAATTACCTGTATATCGCGGGCATATTTTAAACGATGAAGATTTAATAATAAGAAAACATATTTTAAATTTAATGTGTCAGTTTGAAACATCCTGGAATTCAAATTTATATTTTAATGAAATACCAGAGGTTTTAATACGTTTAAAAGAAATGGAAAAAGATAAACTGTTAAGTATTTCTAATAAAACGTTAAGAGTCACCCAAAAAGGACAACCGTTTGTTAGAAATATTTGTATGGCTTTCGATGTGTTACTACAACGAAAACAACCCAATGCACCATTATTTTCAATGACCATTTAA